A genomic window from Alkalihalobacillus sp. AL-G includes:
- a CDS encoding cell wall metabolism sensor histidine kinase WalK — MRRLDLAQRIWLSFFLLVFVVGLFVVIIYPLSIRETLTDESYRMIEEQQERIIKGPTSPEEELPQSDLNFIERREAVRSVGHLLLGNQSYVLEGDFVPEKVANTIWRKAISQHENKDRYQLDYRGASLFYVIQKIELDGNAAFVVSYMWDTYRNQLVQQLWQRLIWIFAFGILISIIPAMWLSGYLRKPLKALGERFEQIGSRNWQESFRWTEDQDFQKLSVQFERMRQNLIRNDESQKRFIQHASHELKTPIMTIKSYAQSVKDGVMPEKDLDGMMDIIINQSDRMEERVKDMLYFSKLDTLIDYEPQKTIIHFGQLAEEVVERFWYQRDDLNIRISGKEVTFQGDRDQWEVVLENLIQNANRYAESYITISAEKIDDKTFIIVKNDGETIPEQDLERIFKPFQKSQRGQFGLGLAIVKRVVELHNGTVELLNHTDGVTIKIIV; from the coding sequence ATGAGACGTCTAGACTTGGCTCAGCGTATTTGGCTTTCCTTCTTTTTACTCGTATTCGTCGTCGGTTTGTTCGTCGTCATCATTTACCCGTTATCAATCAGGGAAACATTGACAGATGAGTCTTACAGGATGATTGAAGAGCAACAGGAACGGATTATAAAAGGTCCGACCAGTCCAGAAGAGGAGCTGCCGCAATCTGACCTGAACTTTATCGAACGTCGTGAAGCAGTCCGTTCGGTCGGGCATTTGCTGTTAGGCAATCAATCGTATGTTCTCGAAGGTGACTTTGTTCCTGAAAAAGTTGCAAATACGATTTGGAGAAAAGCGATTTCACAGCATGAAAATAAGGACCGATACCAACTCGATTATCGAGGTGCCTCACTCTTTTATGTGATTCAGAAGATTGAATTGGATGGAAATGCGGCTTTTGTCGTTTCCTATATGTGGGATACGTATCGCAATCAGCTCGTTCAACAGCTATGGCAGCGGTTAATCTGGATATTCGCATTTGGTATTTTAATCAGTATCATTCCTGCAATGTGGTTGTCAGGATATCTACGAAAACCGTTAAAAGCACTCGGTGAAAGATTCGAACAGATTGGAAGCCGGAACTGGCAGGAATCCTTCCGTTGGACAGAGGATCAAGACTTTCAGAAGCTTTCTGTACAGTTTGAGCGTATGCGTCAAAATTTAATTCGGAATGATGAATCTCAGAAACGGTTCATTCAGCATGCTTCACATGAGCTGAAAACACCGATCATGACGATTAAAAGCTACGCCCAGTCTGTAAAAGACGGTGTTATGCCTGAAAAGGACCTTGATGGAATGATGGATATTATCATCAATCAATCAGACCGGATGGAAGAGCGTGTAAAGGATATGCTTTACTTTTCAAAGCTTGATACGTTAATCGATTATGAACCCCAAAAAACAATCATACATTTTGGACAGCTTGCAGAAGAGGTTGTGGAGCGTTTTTGGTATCAACGTGATGACTTGAATATTCGGATTTCAGGAAAAGAGGTAACGTTCCAAGGTGATCGTGACCAATGGGAGGTCGTTCTCGAAAATCTAATACAAAATGCAAACCGGTATGCTGAATCCTACATTACAATTTCTGCTGAAAAGATCGATGATAAAACGTTTATCATAGTTAAAAACGATGGAGAGACGATTCCAGAGCAGGACCTTGAGCGAATTTTCAAGCCGTTTCAAAAAAGCCAGAGAGGTCAATTTGGTTTAGGACTAGCTATTGTAAAACGGGTCGTTGAACTTCATAATGGTACTGTAGAGCTTTTGAACCATACGGACGGTGTAACAATAAAAATTATCGTATAG